The following coding sequences lie in one Apium graveolens cultivar Ventura chromosome 3, ASM990537v1, whole genome shotgun sequence genomic window:
- the LOC141713414 gene encoding uncharacterized protein LOC141713414 isoform X3, translating to MAYDEAAIKLFGTNAMLNFPERLPQASCPIHSRVSTSKDTLVDRKKIGIPEEGIIEEQQRKYPAAEAHDKPAGSLSDLFGAYAVLNFSKSVPQVSCPVHATSKDALVNSKGVKVPEEQIQMEQFKYPPGHEISPTTNPYDYLINNQLINNDYNSILNGKQYHVGPIVNHDEVQGDNAGKNGDNLEERCNNIKENLMVELPEFDDSSLWDEVMGTTDLEKIEKPEDLNAGDSDDIFKDILEDDLGLDNFWL from the coding sequence ATGGCCTATGATGAGGCTGCTATCAAACTTTTTGGTACTAATGCCATGCTCAATTTTCCTGAGAGGCTACCACAGGCGTCATGTCCAATCCATTCCAGAGTCTCCACTAGCAAGGACACCCTCGTTGATCGGAAGAAAATTGGAATTCCAGAAGAAGGAATCATAGAAGAGCAGCAGCGTAAATATCCAGCAGCCGAGGCCCATGATAAGCCTGCTGGTAGTCTATCTGATCTATTTGGTGCTTATGCTGTGCTCAATTTTTCCAAGAGCGTACCTCAGGTGTCATGTCCAGTCCATGCCACTAGCAAGGATGCCCTTGTAAATTCAAAGGGAGTCAAAGTTCCTGAAGAACAAATACAAATGGAGCAATTTAAATATCCACCAGGTCATGAAATTTCTCCAACTACTAATCCGTATGACTACCTTATAAACAATCAGTTGATTAATAATGATTACAATTCTATATTAAACGGGAAACAATACCATGTAGGTCCGATTGTTAATCATGATGAAGTCCAAGGCGATAATGCTGGGAAGAATGGAGATAACTTGGAAGAAAGGTGCAACAATATCAAAGAAAACCTGATGGTGGAATTGCCGGAATTTGACGATTCTTCCTTGTGGGATGAAGTCATGGGAACAACTGATTTAGAGAAGATTGAGAAGCCGGAGGATCTTAATGCTGGTGACTCTGATGATATTTTCAAAGATATTTTGGAAGACGATTTAGGCTTGGACAATTTTTGGCTCTGA
- the LOC141713414 gene encoding uncharacterized protein LOC141713414 isoform X2: MRFDKGKEKATQPRSRKGGVRRRGGPDNSSCKFKGVRQRTWGSWVSEIRELNRGKRTWIGTFKDPVAAAMAYDEAAIKLFGTNAMLNFPERLPQASCPIHSRVSTSKDTLVDRKKIGIPEEGIIEEQQRKYPAAEAHDKPAGSLSDLFGAYAVLNFSKSVPQVSCPVHATSKDALVNSKGVKVPEEQIQMEQFKYPPGPIVNHDEVQGDNAGKNGDNLEERCNNIKENLMVELPEFDDSSLWDEVMGTTDLEKIEKPEDLNAGDSDDIFKDILEDDLGLDNFWL, translated from the exons ATGAGATTTGACAAAGGTAAAGAGAAG GCAACTCAACCGAGGTCAAGGAAGGGCGGCGTGAGAAGAAGAGGTGGACCGGATAATTCATCTTGCAAGTTTAAAGGTGTGAGGCAGCGGACTTGGGGCTCATGGGTGTCGGAGATACGCGAGCTTAATCGTGGCAAACGCACTTGGATAGGCACTTTTAAAGATCCTGTGGCTGCAGCTATGGCCTATGATGAGGCTGCTATCAAACTTTTTGGTACTAATGCCATGCTCAATTTTCCTGAGAGGCTACCACAGGCGTCATGTCCAATCCATTCCAGAGTCTCCACTAGCAAGGACACCCTCGTTGATCGGAAGAAAATTGGAATTCCAGAAGAAGGAATCATAGAAGAGCAGCAGCGTAAATATCCAGCAGCCGAGGCCCATGATAAGCCTGCTGGTAGTCTATCTGATCTATTTGGTGCTTATGCTGTGCTCAATTTTTCCAAGAGCGTACCTCAGGTGTCATGTCCAGTCCATGCCACTAGCAAGGATGCCCTTGTAAATTCAAAGGGAGTCAAAGTTCCTGAAGAACAAATACAAATGGAGCAATTTAAATATCCACCAG GTCCGATTGTTAATCATGATGAAGTCCAAGGCGATAATGCTGGGAAGAATGGAGATAACTTGGAAGAAAGGTGCAACAATATCAAAGAAAACCTGATGGTGGAATTGCCGGAATTTGACGATTCTTCCTTGTGGGATGAAGTCATGGGAACAACTGATTTAGAGAAGATTGAGAAGCCGGAGGATCTTAATGCTGGTGACTCTGATGATATTTTCAAAGATATTTTGGAAGACGATTTAGGCTTGGACAATTTTTGGCTCTGA
- the LOC141713414 gene encoding dehydration-responsive element-binding protein 2B-like isoform X1, giving the protein MRFDKGKEKATQPRSRKGGVRRRGGPDNSSCKFKGVRQRTWGSWVSEIRELNRGKRTWIGTFKDPVAAAMAYDEAAIKLFGTNAMLNFPERLPQASCPIHSRVSTSKDTLVDRKKIGIPEEGIIEEQQRKYPAAEAHDKPAGSLSDLFGAYAVLNFSKSVPQVSCPVHATSKDALVNSKGVKVPEEQIQMEQFKYPPGHEISPTTNPYDYLINNQLINNDYNSILNGKQYHVGPIVNHDEVQGDNAGKNGDNLEERCNNIKENLMVELPEFDDSSLWDEVMGTTDLEKIEKPEDLNAGDSDDIFKDILEDDLGLDNFWL; this is encoded by the exons ATGAGATTTGACAAAGGTAAAGAGAAG GCAACTCAACCGAGGTCAAGGAAGGGCGGCGTGAGAAGAAGAGGTGGACCGGATAATTCATCTTGCAAGTTTAAAGGTGTGAGGCAGCGGACTTGGGGCTCATGGGTGTCGGAGATACGCGAGCTTAATCGTGGCAAACGCACTTGGATAGGCACTTTTAAAGATCCTGTGGCTGCAGCTATGGCCTATGATGAGGCTGCTATCAAACTTTTTGGTACTAATGCCATGCTCAATTTTCCTGAGAGGCTACCACAGGCGTCATGTCCAATCCATTCCAGAGTCTCCACTAGCAAGGACACCCTCGTTGATCGGAAGAAAATTGGAATTCCAGAAGAAGGAATCATAGAAGAGCAGCAGCGTAAATATCCAGCAGCCGAGGCCCATGATAAGCCTGCTGGTAGTCTATCTGATCTATTTGGTGCTTATGCTGTGCTCAATTTTTCCAAGAGCGTACCTCAGGTGTCATGTCCAGTCCATGCCACTAGCAAGGATGCCCTTGTAAATTCAAAGGGAGTCAAAGTTCCTGAAGAACAAATACAAATGGAGCAATTTAAATATCCACCAGGTCATGAAATTTCTCCAACTACTAATCCGTATGACTACCTTATAAACAATCAGTTGATTAATAATGATTACAATTCTATATTAAACGGGAAACAATACCATGTAGGTCCGATTGTTAATCATGATGAAGTCCAAGGCGATAATGCTGGGAAGAATGGAGATAACTTGGAAGAAAGGTGCAACAATATCAAAGAAAACCTGATGGTGGAATTGCCGGAATTTGACGATTCTTCCTTGTGGGATGAAGTCATGGGAACAACTGATTTAGAGAAGATTGAGAAGCCGGAGGATCTTAATGCTGGTGACTCTGATGATATTTTCAAAGATATTTTGGAAGACGATTTAGGCTTGGACAATTTTTGGCTCTGA
- the LOC141713415 gene encoding thioredoxin H1-like — MAGVEGQVISCHTMDQWSEQLQKGIDSKKLVVVDFTASWCGPCRFISPVFAEFAKKIPNVLFLKVDVDELPAVAREWSVEAMPTFIFLKEGKLVDKIVGARKEDIHQTIIKHATVTSASASA, encoded by the exons ATGGCGGGCGTAGAAGGACAAGTAATTAGCTGCCATACAATGGACCAATGGAGCGAACAATTACAGAAAGGAATCGACTCCAAGAAACTG GTGGTTGTGGATTTTACAGCTTCATGGTGTGGACCTTGCCGCTTCATTTCCCCAGTTTTTGCTGAGTTCGCTAAGAAGATACCTAATGTCCTGTTTCTCAAGGTCGATGTGGATGAATTGCCG GCTGTTGCCAGAGAGTGGTCTGTGGAGGCAATGCCGACATTCATCTTTCTGAAAGAAGGGAAGTTAGTGGACAAGATTGTGGGTGCAAGGAAAGAAGATATCCACCAGACAATTATCAAGCATGCTACTGTGACATCTGCTAGCGCAAGTGCATAG